The Aureimonas mangrovi genome includes a region encoding these proteins:
- a CDS encoding RsmB/NOP family class I SAM-dependent RNA methyltransferase: MSETSPKGPRTKRPAGRRSQPAPTPKTAAPRAPGVAARAVAARLLSAVTDARTSLDGLTDRTGGHPEFRKLEARDQALVKAILMAALRRRGTIEAILSACLERPLPKQAASLRALLHVGAAQILFLDVPDSAAVDTAVELAGADPRSARFSGLTNAVLRRIAREKDAFLARFDDPMIDLPDWLAARLAAAYGEEATRRIAAIHRTPAPIDITIRSDGEGWAGRLRGTLVLPRTVRLENPEGAIGELPGFTDGEWWVQDAAAAIPARLFGEVSGLRIADLCAAPGGKTAQLASAGAQVTAFDISANRMKRLNENFTRLKLDVETRVGDIRALEPGDGFDGVLLDAPCSSTGTIRRHPDVAYTKDAAEIGKLAGVQAGLLESAAAFVKPGGLLVFSNCSLDPEEGEAVVGAFLEAHADFVREAVRAEELPGLEAALTPAGDVRTTPAMSLGEAAIAQGLDGFYAARLRRAG; encoded by the coding sequence TTGAGCGAGACGAGCCCGAAGGGGCCCAGGACCAAGCGCCCCGCCGGCCGGCGCAGCCAGCCGGCCCCCACCCCGAAGACGGCCGCTCCAAGGGCGCCGGGCGTCGCGGCACGGGCGGTTGCCGCAAGGCTTCTCTCGGCCGTCACCGATGCGCGCACCTCGCTCGACGGGCTGACCGACCGCACGGGCGGGCACCCCGAATTCCGCAAGCTGGAGGCCCGCGATCAGGCGCTCGTCAAGGCGATTCTGATGGCGGCGCTGCGCCGCCGCGGCACGATCGAGGCGATTCTTTCCGCCTGCCTTGAGCGCCCGCTGCCGAAGCAGGCCGCCTCGCTTCGCGCGCTCCTGCATGTGGGCGCGGCGCAGATTCTCTTCCTCGACGTGCCGGATTCGGCTGCCGTCGACACGGCGGTGGAACTGGCCGGCGCGGATCCGCGCAGCGCCCGCTTTTCGGGACTGACCAACGCGGTCCTGCGGCGCATCGCGCGTGAAAAGGACGCGTTCCTCGCCCGTTTCGACGACCCGATGATCGATCTGCCGGACTGGCTCGCCGCGCGACTGGCGGCGGCTTATGGCGAGGAAGCGACGCGCCGGATCGCCGCGATCCATCGCACGCCCGCGCCGATCGATATCACGATAAGGAGTGACGGAGAGGGCTGGGCCGGGCGCCTGCGCGGCACGCTCGTCCTGCCGCGCACCGTCCGTCTCGAGAACCCCGAAGGCGCGATCGGCGAGTTGCCGGGCTTTACGGACGGCGAATGGTGGGTGCAGGACGCGGCCGCCGCGATCCCCGCACGGCTGTTCGGCGAGGTTTCGGGCCTTCGCATCGCCGACCTGTGCGCGGCACCCGGCGGCAAGACGGCGCAGCTCGCGAGCGCCGGGGCGCAGGTGACGGCCTTCGACATCTCCGCCAACCGCATGAAGCGGCTGAACGAGAATTTCACGCGGCTCAAGCTCGACGTCGAGACACGCGTCGGCGACATCCGCGCACTGGAGCCGGGCGACGGGTTCGACGGAGTCCTTCTCGACGCGCCCTGCTCCTCCACGGGAACGATCCGTCGCCACCCGGACGTCGCCTACACAAAGGATGCGGCCGAGATCGGCAAGCTCGCCGGCGTACAGGCTGGGCTTCTGGAAAGCGCCGCTGCCTTCGTGAAGCCGGGCGGGCTCCTCGTCTTCTCCAACTGCTCGCTCGACCCCGAGGAGGGCGAGGCGGTGGTCGGCGCGTTTCTCGAGGCTCATGCCGATTTCGTCCGCGAGGCGGTGCGCGCCGAAGAGCTGCCGGGGCTGGAGGCGGCATTGACGCCGGCCGGCGACGTGCGCACCACGCCCGCGATGAGCCTCGGGGAGGCCGCCATCGCACAGGGCCTCGACGGGTTCTACGCCGCCCGCCTGCGCCGCGCCGGCTGA
- a CDS encoding SAM-dependent methyltransferase encodes MKHFDPKTASGPLRRLEALVRHAVEVFQPRFAVRLWTGERLGPPDGPVVTLNDPLALAHLPFRPRIDTLIELWMEKAIDIEDGSIFDIAELRPKVKTRETLRKLDKWMVARSLPSLFRLHRQERYAAPEEGADARASGSSKAAIQFHYDLSNRFYQTFLDERMVYSCAYFDGWHDDIDKAQADKLEMICRKLRLADGDRFLDVGCGWGALLIHAASTRDITAHGVTLSQAQFDLATERVAAAGLSDRVTIELKPFQELTGTFDKIASIGMFEHVGFEHHDEYFKAIHRLLRPRGLYLHHAITRSARRTLREFRTKRSREYKALTRYIFPGGELDFIGHSVQKLEEHKFEVHDVENWREHYGRTCRLWAERLQANFETAVAEIGEPKARLWLVYLAGCSLGFDSSTAMINQTLASKRKRGPSGLPPTRRDLYS; translated from the coding sequence ATGAAGCATTTCGACCCGAAGACGGCGTCCGGCCCGTTGCGGCGGCTTGAGGCCTTGGTCCGGCACGCGGTGGAGGTGTTCCAGCCGCGTTTCGCCGTTCGGCTGTGGACCGGCGAGCGCCTCGGCCCACCGGACGGGCCGGTGGTGACGCTGAACGATCCGCTGGCCCTCGCCCATCTCCCCTTTCGGCCCCGCATCGACACGCTGATCGAACTCTGGATGGAGAAGGCGATCGACATCGAGGACGGGTCGATCTTCGACATCGCCGAGCTTCGTCCGAAGGTGAAGACGCGGGAGACCTTGCGAAAGCTCGACAAGTGGATGGTCGCGCGTTCGCTGCCCTCGCTCTTCCGCCTGCACAGGCAGGAGCGCTACGCCGCGCCGGAGGAGGGCGCCGACGCGCGCGCCAGCGGCTCGTCCAAGGCCGCGATCCAGTTCCACTACGATCTGTCGAACCGCTTCTACCAGACCTTCCTCGACGAACGGATGGTCTATTCCTGTGCCTATTTCGACGGCTGGCACGACGATATCGACAAGGCGCAGGCCGACAAGCTGGAGATGATCTGCCGCAAGCTGCGCCTTGCGGACGGGGATCGCTTCCTCGATGTCGGCTGCGGCTGGGGCGCGCTGCTCATTCACGCCGCCTCCACGCGCGACATCACCGCGCATGGCGTGACGCTCTCACAGGCCCAGTTCGACCTCGCCACCGAGCGCGTGGCGGCCGCCGGCCTGTCCGATCGCGTCACCATCGAGCTGAAGCCGTTCCAGGAACTGACCGGCACCTTCGACAAGATCGCCTCGATCGGCATGTTCGAGCATGTCGGCTTCGAGCACCACGACGAATACTTCAAGGCGATCCATCGCCTCCTTCGCCCGCGCGGGCTCTATCTCCACCACGCCATCACCCGCAGCGCCCGGCGCACCCTTCGCGAATTCCGAACCAAGCGCTCGCGCGAATACAAGGCGCTCACGCGCTACATCTTCCCCGGTGGCGAGCTCGACTTCATCGGCCATTCCGTCCAGAAGCTCGAGGAGCACAAGTTCGAGGTCCACGACGTCGAGAACTGGCGCGAGCATTACGGCCGCACCTGCCGGCTCTGGGCCGAGCGCCTGCAGGCCAATTTCGAGACGGCCGTCGCCGAGATCGGCGAGCCGAAGGCACGGCTGTGGCTGGTCTATCTCGCAGGCTGTTCGCTCGGCTTCGATTCCTCGACGGCGATGATCAACCAGACCCTCGCCTCCAAGCGCAAGCGCGGCCCCTCGGGCCTGCCGCCCACGCGCCGCGACCTCTATAGCTGA
- a CDS encoding heparinase II/III family protein, with protein MAAELIDDPRLAGLMLKEAWRRARHGLRTHSLTALLHRRAGEADRLAVLPRDLERSRPAGAEAIYCGVFDFAGHRLELAGASPFEHVNAPVAWREALFSFEWLRDLSEVEDALACENARALVDDYLSLKRSRRPALAARPEIAARRLIAFLCHSPVVLARAEGPFRRRFLDHMAREARLLRRVAPETSDGVPRLLVRIALAYAALCLPGGGGQIRLAGGHLSAELDRQIFADGGHVSRNPQAIATLLRYLLPLRQLFAARNQPVPRGLFAAVDRMLPSLRFFLHADGGTALFNGAASVPLPLLAALVRYDETLGEPMGHMRQSGYQRLSQGSTVLIADTGLAPPTPVSGEAHAGTLAFEFSSGHQRFVVNCGAPRARSDALRRMARMTAAHSTLTLADTSSSRFARSRALDRFLGGPLVAGPTRVPSTREDTAEGQRLFAAHDGYRASFGLVHEREILLAEGGMAIEGTDRLHRAANRSRCQEPKDGAVVRFHLHPDVVVEQAGRGIRLAGGGEIWWFFCDQPAHLEDSILFSDPSGPRATTQIVAEMAPGVSEANWRFERQR; from the coding sequence ATGGCGGCCGAACTCATCGATGATCCGCGGCTTGCGGGACTGATGCTGAAGGAAGCGTGGCGCCGTGCGCGCCACGGCCTGCGCACCCATTCGCTCACCGCCCTCCTGCATCGCCGCGCCGGCGAGGCCGATCGCCTCGCCGTCCTGCCGCGCGACCTCGAACGCAGCCGCCCGGCCGGGGCCGAGGCGATCTATTGCGGCGTCTTCGACTTCGCCGGCCATCGCCTGGAACTCGCCGGTGCATCGCCCTTCGAGCACGTGAACGCGCCCGTCGCCTGGCGCGAGGCGCTGTTCTCCTTCGAATGGCTGCGCGATCTGTCCGAGGTGGAAGACGCGCTCGCCTGCGAGAACGCCCGCGCGCTCGTCGACGATTATCTCTCGCTGAAGCGCTCGCGCCGGCCTGCGCTGGCCGCGCGCCCGGAGATCGCCGCGCGCCGGCTGATCGCGTTCCTTTGCCATTCGCCCGTGGTGCTGGCGCGCGCGGAAGGGCCGTTCCGGCGGCGCTTCCTCGACCACATGGCGCGCGAGGCGCGGCTCCTGCGGCGCGTCGCGCCCGAGACGAGCGACGGCGTGCCGCGCCTTCTGGTGCGCATCGCGCTCGCCTACGCCGCCCTCTGCCTGCCGGGCGGAGGTGGGCAGATCCGCCTCGCGGGTGGGCATCTTTCGGCCGAGCTCGACCGGCAGATCTTCGCCGATGGCGGCCATGTCTCGCGCAACCCGCAGGCGATCGCGACGCTGCTGCGCTATCTTCTGCCGCTGCGCCAGCTCTTTGCAGCGCGCAACCAGCCGGTGCCGCGCGGCCTCTTCGCCGCCGTCGATCGGATGCTGCCCTCCCTGCGCTTCTTCCTGCACGCCGATGGCGGCACCGCGCTCTTCAACGGCGCGGCCTCCGTGCCGCTGCCGCTTCTGGCCGCGCTCGTGCGCTACGACGAAACGCTGGGCGAGCCGATGGGCCATATGCGCCAGTCCGGCTACCAGCGCCTTTCGCAGGGCAGCACCGTGCTGATCGCTGATACCGGCCTAGCGCCGCCGACGCCGGTCTCCGGCGAAGCCCACGCCGGCACGCTGGCCTTCGAGTTCTCCTCCGGGCACCAGCGCTTCGTCGTCAATTGCGGCGCGCCCCGCGCGCGTTCGGACGCGCTGCGCCGCATGGCGCGCATGACGGCCGCCCATTCGACCCTCACCCTCGCCGACACGTCCTCCTCGCGCTTTGCCCGATCGCGTGCGCTCGACCGCTTCCTCGGCGGGCCACTCGTGGCGGGACCGACGCGCGTGCCTTCCACGCGCGAGGACACGGCCGAGGGCCAGCGCCTCTTCGCTGCCCATGACGGCTACCGCGCGAGCTTCGGCCTCGTCCATGAGCGCGAGATTCTCCTTGCGGAAGGCGGCATGGCGATCGAGGGCACGGACCGGCTGCACCGGGCCGCGAACCGCAGCCGCTGCCAGGAGCCGAAGGACGGCGCGGTGGTGCGCTTCCACCTCCACCCGGACGTCGTGGTGGAGCAGGCGGGGCGCGGAATCCGCCTTGCGGGTGGCGGGGAGATCTGGTGGTTCTTCTGCGATCAGCCGGCGCATCTGGAGGATTCGATCCTCTTCTCCGACCCCTCCGGCCCGCGCGCGACGACGCAGATCGTCGCCGAGATGGCGCCGGGGGTGAGCGAGGCGAACTGGCGCTTCGAGCGCCAGCGTTGA
- a CDS encoding YqaA family protein, which translates to MIRALYDWTMRLAARPRATYALGIVSFAESSFFPIPPDALLLPMVLARPKSAWWLAFVCTAASVAGAVAGYFIGALLFESVARPILTLYGYGDKFAEFAAMYNEWGAWIVLIGGLTPFPFKVVTIASGATGFNLLVFVLSSIAARGLRFFLVAGLLRWIGPPIRDFIERRLGLVFTLGLVLLIGGFAAIRFIH; encoded by the coding sequence TTGATCCGTGCCCTGTACGACTGGACGATGCGGCTCGCCGCGCGCCCGCGCGCGACCTACGCGCTCGGCATCGTCTCCTTCGCCGAAAGCTCGTTCTTCCCGATCCCGCCGGACGCGCTCCTCCTGCCGATGGTGCTGGCGCGCCCGAAGAGCGCGTGGTGGCTCGCCTTCGTCTGCACGGCGGCCTCGGTCGCGGGAGCGGTCGCCGGATATTTCATCGGCGCGCTGCTCTTCGAGAGCGTCGCCCGGCCGATCCTCACCCTTTACGGTTATGGCGACAAGTTTGCCGAATTCGCCGCCATGTACAACGAGTGGGGCGCGTGGATCGTCTTGATCGGCGGGCTGACGCCCTTCCCCTTCAAGGTCGTCACCATCGCCAGCGGCGCGACGGGTTTCAACCTCCTCGTTTTCGTCCTGTCCTCGATCGCGGCACGCGGCCTGCGCTTCTTCCTCGTCGCAGGGTTGCTGCGCTGGATCGGCCCGCCGATCCGTGACTTCATCGAGCGCCGCCTCGGCCTCGTCTTCACGCTTGGGCTGGTGCTCCTGATCGGCGGCTTCGCCGCGATCCGGTTCATCCACTGA
- a CDS encoding thermonuclease family protein, giving the protein MLLRSTLLVTLLAAGAAYEAPPREIAGPVEAQVIRVRDGDTVEVAAHVWPMQAVHVAVRLRGIDAPELRARCEAESDAAEKAKARLVALIGDGPVHLHRIAGDKYFGRVLADISSAGEPDVARRLLAEGLVAPYEGGRRRDWCVTRGS; this is encoded by the coding sequence ATGCTGCTTCGCTCCACCCTTCTCGTCACCCTCCTCGCCGCCGGCGCGGCCTATGAGGCGCCGCCGCGCGAGATCGCCGGGCCGGTCGAGGCGCAGGTGATCCGGGTGCGCGACGGCGACACGGTGGAGGTCGCAGCCCATGTGTGGCCGATGCAGGCCGTGCATGTCGCCGTGCGCCTGCGCGGCATCGACGCGCCGGAACTGCGCGCGCGCTGCGAGGCCGAAAGCGACGCCGCCGAAAAGGCGAAGGCGCGCCTTGTCGCGCTGATCGGCGATGGCCCCGTGCATCTCCATCGCATCGCGGGCGACAAGTATTTCGGCCGCGTCCTCGCCGACATTTCCAGTGCCGGCGAGCCCGACGTCGCGCGCCGCCTCCTCGCCGAGGGCCTCGTCGCGCCTTACGAGGGCGGTCGGCGGCGGGACTGGTGCGTTACGCGCGGCTCTTGA
- the htpX gene encoding zinc metalloprotease HtpX gives MNTVKTAMLIAFMTVLFMGVGFLIGGSQGMMIAFVIAAGMNLFSYWNADKMVLRMHHAHEVDERTAPDYYRMVQGLAQNAGLPMPKVFIIQNDQPNAFATGRNPQNAAVAATTGLLQRLTPEEVAGVMAHELAHIQNRDTLIMTITATLAGAISMLGNFAFFFGGNSGDNRNPLGIIGVLLAMIVAPLAAMIVQMAISRTREYSADRRGAEICGNPIWLASALAKISAAAGRTVNVDAERNPATAHMFIINPLNGQRMDNLFSTHPDTGNRIAALQAFAAEMGGGHGGPSVARDSAFGAGLRHTSERGSWTGGRGGRGSGGPSSRGGRGPWG, from the coding sequence ATGAACACCGTCAAGACTGCGATGCTCATTGCCTTCATGACAGTCCTTTTCATGGGCGTCGGTTTTCTGATCGGCGGCAGCCAGGGCATGATGATCGCCTTCGTCATTGCCGCCGGCATGAATCTCTTCTCCTACTGGAACGCCGACAAGATGGTGCTGCGCATGCACCATGCGCACGAAGTGGACGAGCGCACGGCGCCCGACTACTACCGCATGGTGCAGGGGCTGGCGCAGAACGCAGGCCTGCCGATGCCCAAGGTCTTCATCATCCAGAACGACCAGCCGAACGCCTTCGCGACAGGCCGCAACCCGCAGAACGCGGCGGTGGCCGCGACGACGGGGCTGCTCCAGCGCCTCACGCCGGAAGAGGTGGCGGGCGTGATGGCGCACGAACTCGCGCATATCCAGAACCGCGACACGCTGATCATGACGATCACCGCGACGCTCGCCGGCGCCATCTCGATGCTTGGCAACTTCGCCTTCTTCTTCGGCGGCAACAGCGGCGACAACCGCAACCCGCTCGGCATCATCGGCGTGCTTCTGGCGATGATCGTCGCTCCGCTCGCGGCGATGATCGTGCAGATGGCGATCAGCCGCACGCGCGAATATTCCGCCGACCGGCGCGGCGCGGAGATCTGCGGCAACCCGATATGGCTTGCCTCGGCGCTGGCGAAGATTTCGGCGGCGGCAGGGCGTACGGTGAACGTCGATGCCGAACGCAATCCGGCGACGGCGCACATGTTCATCATCAATCCGCTGAACGGGCAGCGGATGGACAATCTCTTCTCCACCCACCCCGACACCGGCAACCGCATTGCCGCGCTGCAGGCTTTCGCCGCCGAGATGGGCGGCGGGCATGGCGGTCCGTCCGTCGCGCGCGACAGCGCCTTCGGCGCCGGCCTTCGCCACACGAGCGAGCGCGGATCGTGGACGGGCGGCCGAGGCGGTCGCGGCAGTGGCGGTCCGTCGTCGCGCGGCGGACGCGGGCCCTGGGGTTGA
- a CDS encoding DMT family transporter, giving the protein MAWILLLLAGMFEIVWASAMKLSAGFTRPVPTAAMIVFMFASFFLLAGAMRTLPLGTAYAVWTGIGAVGALVVGIAFFGESASPMRLAAAAMIVGGIALMKLASTS; this is encoded by the coding sequence ATGGCCTGGATCCTTCTTCTTCTGGCCGGCATGTTCGAAATCGTCTGGGCGAGCGCGATGAAGCTTTCGGCGGGCTTCACCCGCCCCGTGCCGACAGCGGCGATGATCGTCTTCATGTTCGCCAGCTTCTTCCTTCTGGCCGGCGCCATGCGCACCCTGCCGCTCGGCACGGCCTATGCCGTATGGACAGGCATCGGCGCCGTCGGCGCGCTCGTGGTCGGCATCGCGTTCTTCGGCGAGAGCGCTTCACCCATGCGCCTTGCGGCAGCCGCGATGATCGTCGGCGGCATCGCATTGATGAAGCTCGCCTCCACATCGTGA
- the acs gene encoding acetate--CoA ligase codes for MSEAIVEIKDEWKNGALISEAQYREWYEKSLADPDGFWGEQGKRVDWIKPFSKVKNTSFAPGAVSIRWYEDGTLNVSANCIDRHLTEKADQTAILWEGDDPKDSKAITYRELHEEVCRMANVLKARGVKKGDRVTLYMPMIPEAAYAMLACARVGAVHSVVFGGFSPDALAGRLEGAGSSVLITADEGYRGGRTVPLKKNADRAIEIAKEAGQSVETVLVVKRTGGDVGFTDGRDVWWHEAREAASTDCAPEEMNAEDPLFILYTSGSTGKPKGVLHTTGGYLVYASMTHQYVFGYRPGDVYWCTADVGWVTGHSYIVYGPLANGATTLMFEGVPNYPDQSRCWQVVDKHKVNIFYTAPTAIRALMGAGDEPVRKTSRASLRVLGSVGEPINPEAWTWYYRVVGEERCPVVDTWWQTETGGILITPLPGATALKPGSATLPFFGVQPQIVDNEGKVLEGEADGNLCIVDSWPGQMRTVYGDHERFEQTYFATYENKYFTGDGARRDADGYYWITGRVDDVLNVSGHRMGTAEVESSLVAHHKVSEAAVVGYPHDLKGQGIYCYVTLMAGVEPSDELRKELVSHVRQDIGAIASPDKIQFAPGLPKTRSGKIMRRILRKIAEDDFGALGDTSTLADPAVVDDLVENRQNKRG; via the coding sequence ATGAGCGAGGCGATCGTCGAGATCAAGGACGAGTGGAAGAACGGGGCGCTGATCTCCGAGGCCCAGTATCGGGAATGGTACGAGAAGAGCCTCGCCGACCCGGACGGGTTCTGGGGCGAGCAGGGCAAGCGTGTCGACTGGATCAAGCCGTTCAGCAAGGTGAAGAACACCTCCTTCGCGCCCGGCGCCGTCTCGATCAGATGGTACGAGGACGGCACGCTCAACGTCTCGGCGAACTGCATCGACCGGCATCTCACTGAGAAGGCCGACCAGACCGCGATCCTGTGGGAAGGCGACGACCCGAAGGATTCCAAGGCGATCACCTACCGGGAGCTCCACGAGGAGGTCTGCCGCATGGCGAACGTCCTTAAGGCGCGTGGCGTCAAGAAGGGCGATCGCGTCACCCTCTATATGCCGATGATCCCCGAGGCAGCCTACGCGATGCTGGCCTGCGCGCGCGTCGGCGCGGTGCATTCCGTCGTCTTCGGCGGCTTCTCGCCGGACGCGCTCGCCGGGCGGCTGGAGGGCGCCGGCTCGTCGGTCCTGATCACCGCCGACGAGGGCTATCGCGGCGGGCGCACGGTGCCCCTGAAGAAGAACGCCGACCGCGCGATCGAGATCGCGAAGGAGGCCGGCCAGAGCGTCGAGACGGTGCTGGTGGTGAAGCGCACCGGCGGCGACGTCGGCTTCACGGACGGGCGCGACGTGTGGTGGCACGAGGCGCGCGAGGCCGCCTCCACCGACTGCGCGCCCGAGGAGATGAACGCGGAGGATCCGCTGTTCATCCTCTACACCTCGGGCTCGACCGGCAAGCCGAAGGGCGTGCTGCACACCACGGGCGGCTACCTCGTCTACGCCTCGATGACGCACCAATACGTCTTCGGCTACCGGCCGGGCGACGTCTACTGGTGCACCGCCGATGTCGGCTGGGTCACGGGCCACAGCTATATCGTCTACGGCCCGCTCGCCAACGGCGCGACGACGCTGATGTTCGAGGGCGTGCCGAACTATCCCGACCAGTCGCGCTGCTGGCAGGTGGTGGACAAGCACAAGGTCAACATCTTCTACACGGCGCCGACGGCGATCCGCGCGCTGATGGGCGCGGGCGACGAGCCGGTGAGGAAGACCTCGCGCGCCTCGCTGCGGGTGCTCGGCTCGGTGGGAGAGCCGATCAATCCGGAGGCCTGGACTTGGTACTACCGCGTCGTCGGCGAGGAGCGCTGCCCGGTGGTCGACACCTGGTGGCAGACCGAGACGGGCGGCATCCTGATCACGCCGCTGCCCGGCGCGACGGCGCTCAAGCCCGGTTCGGCGACGCTGCCCTTCTTCGGCGTGCAGCCGCAGATCGTCGACAACGAAGGCAAGGTGCTGGAGGGCGAAGCCGACGGCAATCTGTGCATCGTGGACTCGTGGCCCGGCCAGATGCGCACGGTCTACGGCGACCACGAGCGCTTCGAGCAGACCTATTTCGCCACCTACGAGAACAAGTACTTCACCGGCGACGGCGCGCGGCGCGATGCCGACGGCTATTACTGGATCACCGGCCGCGTCGACGATGTTCTGAACGTCTCGGGCCACCGTATGGGCACGGCCGAGGTCGAGTCCTCGCTCGTCGCCCATCACAAGGTCTCGGAGGCCGCCGTCGTCGGCTATCCGCACGATCTCAAGGGGCAGGGCATCTACTGCTACGTGACGCTGATGGCGGGTGTCGAACCCTCCGACGAGCTTCGCAAGGAGCTTGTGTCTCACGTGAGACAGGACATCGGCGCCATCGCCTCGCCGGACAAGATCCAGTTCGCGCCCGGCCTTCCGAAGACGCGCTCGGGCAAGATCATGCGCCGCATCCTGCGCAAGATCGCCGAGGATGATTTCGGCGCGCTCGGCGACACCTCGACGCTGGCCGACCCCGCCGTTGTCGACGATCTGGTGGAGAACCGGCAGAACAAGCGGGGATGA
- a CDS encoding DUF1674 domain-containing protein, translated as MADNDNAPAEDLPGARPREADGTAPRPLSPAARRALEEANERRAKATPGPGKPEEVNGRDGPEPTRFGDWEKNGIISDF; from the coding sequence GTGGCCGACAACGACAACGCCCCTGCCGAGGACCTGCCCGGCGCCCGTCCGCGCGAAGCAGACGGAACCGCGCCGCGCCCTCTCTCCCCCGCTGCCCGCCGCGCGCTGGAGGAGGCGAACGAACGCCGCGCGAAGGCCACGCCCGGGCCTGGCAAGCCCGAGGAGGTGAACGGTCGCGACGGCCCCGAGCCGACGCGCTTCGGCGACTGGGAGAAGAACGGCATCATCTCCGACTTCTGA